Within the Manduca sexta isolate Smith_Timp_Sample1 unplaced genomic scaffold, JHU_Msex_v1.0 HiC_scaffold_1725, whole genome shotgun sequence genome, the region GTCAAAAGAAAAATTGAATTATGATCAGagcataaatttaataattattgatgacactattatttattgctgtcaaatgtcatgtaatattatgtcaGTTTTTAGTGTAGGTACCAAAAAAAAGTTAACCATGGTTATTAAAgacatagcggcgatagcctagttgattgtggaacggactgtcgagagaatgtccgcaggtttaatctcaagggcacacatctgacttttctaaaaaaattatgtgtgtattctttgtgaattatcgcttgctttaaacggggaaggaaagcatcgtgaggaaacctgcatacctgagatatactctattaggaattttcgagggtgtgtgaagtctgggaacccgcactaggccagcgtggtggactaaggcctattccctcccagccggcctagcatgcgcatcacgagatatctcgagaacgagagtagacaaattgtcgatgtcgataaatatctcgttttctctaacatgcgcaccacgatcgacaaattcctcgttgaagacataagtttactcgtgaagacaaactgatgttgcccattgaaatatatattctaaacattttattttctaatatagctacaatggttttagttcattcaatttttatagatctatgatccaattaggtttttgacgttttatgtgacagtttatgtcataacaaagagcataatgtaaataaaaacgtaaataagtaaacaaattcaaaattaataataatattgtacaatataataaggattctaacacaaaataacagctccgccctattttggagtacgaagtaacaagacaaatcaaataaaatctaataagacaatgatttgtacgagtatatggtgcccaagccggactttacctcgggtgactacgccccgccgtgagaacgatgtaccataatgcctattggaatcagtagtccaatcgggaaggagatggctgtggctttgggcctcacaaaatacctaattgatgtaagtatagtgaaacaataactttattagcaaaacaccaatgttgtaagttgaactttgcagccacaaagctcaagtttgttcttattcgatggtaattgatgttttttagtattagtgtttattaaaatatgaagtaagtatatattttctttttgttttagttccgtgaatcaagtgcctctacattcattggaatgtccccagcccagcagtcaaccccatgttgaagagcttactaaatactactcccaaaaagttttttagttgctcggtttgaacttaatactttaatgaaaatatgtatttttataaccagtttttttaaaaaaaactacatttttaaatacttaatatcatgtatatatatttcgttaagtatctttatttatacactagataaaacatctgtatgttaggaaatttggttctgttctgttgtgttcttgttctgttggtttaggaaattaataatataagtaaactgcagcaattacttgagagtgcaatttctgtttcttgtaagtgttcatagtatttcattacagtaattgtaggaaatttgttgtataacaagttattatgaaatattctattgttgcctaaatttgtgtagaagattttgttgtaataatgaaaactatcttgatatttaaaatgtgaatataataaaatatacattatttacataggaaaatatctatttattataattgaggtcatcctgcttgtgagacacttgcaggtactgataattgtacaggttcttctcacatatgatggtcatttataatagtttcctccattggaacactgtaacataaaatactgcattacctacagttacttaacaatagtaatataatgtgaagttgtaccagtggtaaaataatatagtcaaacaactatttgaaacagtgtataaccatatatccattattgttaagtccatcagtatacaatcagtgtaaatgaagtttttaataaagaaataaagtaagatattgtttgttcatattgttaagttgcatagtaatagtatcttctccgatacctggcattcacattaagagttttgctgtttgaatccataatgtgacatttttggtaacatataggtactagttttgcaaaacattatggtaaaacaagttactcatttgtatttgtagtattaaaataaacaaaaataaaactgcaattaatctgattaaatagctcttattacctcattagttggcacactaatttcatttttatgaaaggtaacacgctatgtattaattgtgaagatatttctcaaagtacattcatttttatttctattaactctaataattaattaatagtacattaccagttgaaccttggtgttgcaggcatccttcctcattttttgatattgtgcactttgtggctcattaggaggtaatatttttatatgggtacaatctaagagccctaacataccttgtacctaaaaaaaataaaaatgattccattatctataaatcaaaatacttcaattgatattaaactcagctacttatgtaattaagtatgtaataaatatattcaattacctttaaacggacggctatgcctttggcttgagactccaaatcgggagcaaacttttctttaatatacaatgccattcgttttgtagcaaagggatatcataaatcaattaagtataatatgtcttctttccactttacacgcctctcgtttgtcgtatatcgatattattttactatagtaagataccaccatcgcgttttaacgaataaattaaattgataattttctcggtttatctcttcgtacaatatcaaagaagacaaatatctcgtttacgAGTGtcaaaaacgataaaattatttgctcatgttagggtttgtagacaaaaataccacagattaataaaacattaatttttctctacttttctcgtgacaagtcgagaaaatgagcgcgcatgttagtgtcggtagacatatagagataaacgacaaaatcacgagaaaaagtgtcgacaaaattttgtcgtcgtgcgcatgctatgccggcagtagtagaggagaggCCCGTACcgaacagtgggacagtacagggctgataatattattaaagacatACGTTATCTTTTACTTACTGGTAAAAATGTGTTATGCAAGCTGATATACCTATTGGCATAGAGTAAGGAATATATTATAACGTACAAAGTGATTGCCTATTGGCAACATTGCTATGAAATGTCATTGGCAGTAGACGTCAAATAGAGTTTGTATAATTAGCACTTTGTAAGTGTTAGTAAGTTGTAACTTAAAGTTTAATCTGTCTGATGTACCAACCCTCTGCATTTGACTTATAGCTGCATCATGAACCATCTTTTAAAACCTATGTTTACGTTTaggaaaactaaatataaaacccATTAATGGGTTCCATACAAGTGCACCAGATTTAGCATGGACTAAATCAAACCTTCCCAAGACATTTTAGCACATAACAAGAAAGTATATCCTCCACAAGAAATTGGTGAAGAACCTAGACCTGCAGTAAGTAAATCATGGATGGTGTCAATAATTCATTCTTTTTTTCGCAAGTATGCTatgaaaattaatgtaaaataacctataaatattatatacattgtaTTTTCTGTCATTTTCAGTTTGTGTGTcatcaaaaaactaattttaaatatagtccTGACAAATTGTGGTATATAGCAAGTTTTGTACGAGGTATGACAGTGGATGAAGCACTTAAACAACTAAGCTTTGTACATAAAAAAGGAGCAGTATTAGTTAAACAAGCAATAATTGAAGCCCGAGAACTTGCTGTGAATAGGCATAATGTGGAGTTTAAAAGTAACTTATGGATAGGTATGTAATAGATATCTTttacacttaatttttttcagaATGCATGCTTGAAAGTGGTAAGTTATAACAcagtaaatttcaaatttagtaACTAGTTCTGATAAATCAGATAcaaaagcataaaataaaaactgaagaaaaccaaataaaatattttgtactctgctttccaaaataaacaattctcGTAATTTTTACATGAAGCCTATAAACCCAATTGACACtgcaagaaaaataattagagtgcgttcggctaatttcgggcggtttttcggtgtgttgcgaggagtctcgaaaatattttttttcttataaaatatttaagtgataccaacattttatacatgaaactggttattattaatgctactttatgtgataatttaatcatcttccaattctctctgtgtaagctttaaaatagatgataatatcagtatagaaaTTCAAAACCCTTAGTAAAGATCGGACCTTCACGAGGTAGGTTCGGACTCCATTCTAATAAagcttctaatgctagtatgataaggtccacaaaatcaaacagaagtcaCAAAAGtgttaagaagagcgaaatccaccttttttgtttcaatgcacatagcgcacccgttTTTGGTCGgagcatcaactgtggtatatagggtggggcaaaaagagacaaTGTAGCTGCCTtcatagcttaaactaaaaaataaccatagattcgtggtattttttcgttatacaatcttaccccgtatccgatcttacccgaacgcaccttatatattattgaatttcaaAGAGTAACTCTACTACATCTTCAAAGGCCAAGTCAATTCTAATGGAATTAAAATGGTACTGTTCTTAAGCTGTATGAAATCCAATAAAGACAGTAGAGTTAAAAATTAAGGCTAATCATATTttgttctacaaaattagtaaCCTATTGAAGTTGGTTACGGATGGTGATATGGCTTACACTGCCAGTGATTGTTAATAGTGATCATTATTCTCACCAAAGTGATCAACTGTcttatggggcattccacgtgaagcgggcacgaaaaaaaactcgatgtctcagattttcgtaatatttgattatcttATACccgtatatgtcctcgatccagatacaaaatattattaaagtataaagcctggttagcgagtaaaaggactttgaagttttgactggccggctggtatacgccaatTCTAATCCaattatgaagtttttaatttttacaataaaataaataatgcaatgaaataaatacttcatttaatgagctttttattgtatttttgaaattgaaaaatattttttctttgaaaaaaatgtgtttgaaagtttcaaactggaatttcacaaagttggcatatttatatatttcttattttttttctaaaaatagctactattgtatagataatccctgcgaagtttcataatgggctgagaagtagtttaggagctagaccgattacagtgccgaagcgtggcggtcgccagaaagagcgaagtagtaaaaactttcaattaaactaaatactttcgatcagagtattttatcatgttttgcatcgctctaacgattcaattacatctcattataatataaaaaaatatatttatattactgacggtgcacaacaacattttaaaaagatttaattgtattaacttgttatatttcaaacaggattgtggtaaagatgcagaatttcattttcgtgccacttcacatggcagaagggcaatttgacggtctcggtggtaacctaaaacgcctggagacacaagctagtttacataacgcatcaaacaaagccatcacgatacccgaccgcttatacatataggctagaatatcaatgccacaaactcatatttattattactactactatttattattattattcatatatattttaatgtttcaaacttgtatttcacaaagttggcatatttatataataacttttttctactaaaatagccaatattgtatatagattattcttgccaagtttcaaatgttgttgtgcaccgtcagtaatataaatatgttttttaatattataatcagatgtaattgaatcgttagagcgatgcaaaacatggtAACATACtctgatcgaaagtatttagtttaattgaaagtttttactacttcgctctttctggcgaccgccacgcttcggcactgtaatcggtctagctcctaaactacttctcagcccattatgaaacttcgcagggattatctatacaatagtagctatttttagaaaaaaaataagaaatatataaatatgccaactttgtgaaattcaagtttgaaactttcaaatacatttttttcaaagaaaaaaaatcatttttcaatttccaaaaatacaataaaaaagctcattaaatgaagtatttatttcattgctttatttattttattgtaacatttaaaaacttgataattggattcgaagtggcgtataccagccggccagtcaaaacttcaaagtccttttactcgctaaccaggctttataataatatcagccctgtattatatacttgcccactgctgagcacgggcctcctctactgctgagagggagattaggccttagtccaccacgctggcctagtgcggattggtagacttcacacaccttcgaaattcctatagagaacttctcggatgtgcaggtttcctcacgatgttttccttcaccgttaaagcgaacgataaattcacaaagaatacacacgtgattttttagaaaagacagaggtgtgtgcccttgggatttgaacctgcggaactcgctaaccaggctttatactttaataatattttgtatctggatcgaggacatatacggGTATaagataatcaaatattacgaaaatctgagacatcgagttttttttcgtgcccgcttcacgtggaatgccccttATGACATATCTAGCACCCATGATCCCCCCCATCGTCTCCTTTTCTTTTTTGGGTTTTCTCAAGTCCtttgtataatataacttaaaacaGTAATTGGACAATTTAAATTGGAGAAATATCTCCAGCTCTTTttacaaagtaaattttattatgagtgTTTATGACCACAGCGATGCATACTGCATGaattcgaaaataaatatatctgcatgcatatttgcaaaaaaattgctttaatgtttttttatagttcaaAGCAACAACGAGACAAGCTTACCATTTGCCCGAGGGTAAGCAATACaaccccataaacagtagaaacactatccaacaccttgaattataaagtattgtttgataattccactgcactcgccatcctgacaatTGTGTTTGTGCATATTTGTAACATCCCAAATTAGGTGACTTTAATCCCTaacaaagaattataattattgaagtacTTACTTCATTCACAAGAAAGTTTACCTTTTTCTGTAGTCCTTGGCATCTCAATTAAACACCAATATGCTATCAGGGTTTGCAGGTACTaatgttgaaataatattttaaagtaaacttacatattaatatttattactttcagCGGAATCCTTTTCGGGCCAAGGCATGGTTATAAAAGGTGTAAGGAGGCATGCAAGACGTAGGATGGGGGAGGTTCGTCATAAATATTGCCATTATTTTGTACGATTAGAAGAAGGAAAGCCACCAATTGATTATTATAAACGCAACCCAATGACACCTCAACAGCAACTTGATGGATGGCTTGAACAAATGAGGAAGAGAAAgattataaattcatattagatttattcattgattaatataatatatgattatAGATTCCATAGTCATTTTACTTAGCAGCTATATCTTTTCCTTATCCTTAAAACACCTACATATAAAATTTGCATGTGTCCATTGGGCAGCTATTAAATTGATTCGAGAAAGACTACCTCCATTTTAGAGGTCCATATCGAGAACCGAaaacaatacacaaaaataaattcaaacaattgGATTGACATgactttatgtattatatatgtaacagttttaaaaccCGTACTCAGTTACAACGCGTTTTCTCTAGTTAAAATCAGATGTCACTAAACTTAAAACTAGAATTACATAGTTATAACTAGAATTTACTGGTTTATGCAATTTCAATTATAGATAAACCTAGTTCTAACtttactcaaaatctactgaacggaatCTTTTTACGggttttattactaaaagatagtaCATTTCTTAAGGAAGGTTTAGTTTAGGTTAGTAtgtaatagtacattacggcaTATAAGTAACTATTGAATTTTGACTTCGTTTGAAACAGTTTTAACTGAATATTTTCGACAAAACGTGTTTTGGCCagttaaaactagttttcattGATAGTCATTTTAGCAGTAGATAATTCTAGTTTTAACAAAGGCATTTactgaaaactagttttaaattagggaaacgcattgtaatttgtaactgaGAACAGGTTTTAACTGTAACATATTTGTCCTTATTCTATATAATTCTACGATTGGATCTGtgaaacaattatatttcatgTTAAATAGGTAAGTAGGAGCTCCCttcaatgaaaaaaatgttttcctaGACTAAGGCTGCCAACCGTCCGGAATTCTCCGGATTTGCCTAGTTTAAAGGAGCGTCCGGATGCCGTCCGGCAGGGGTTTTAAAAATGTCCGGGTGTAACCGGACACCTTTGTTGTTAGGGATACCTAATTTTTCTTATAGAGGagcgataaattgaaataaattttagttaaaaatacattaataataacccgcatgtataaattaataaaaattaaaaaattataacgagtttttatgtttgttgtaataaatatttttttagagctGTCCGggatttttgttgtgtttattcgGCGTCGGCAATTTATGTGATGGCAGCCCTACCCTAGACCACATACTCAGTTAAATTAGGCAAAGTcggcaattattattattattattaaaaatgggaCATCTAGGTTCTTAAACATCAATGTTACGAGatttctgtataaaaatatatgttttattgtcaTACTCAAAACATCTCACATATTTTAAACGTTAAAACCATTTCTATaacttttatacattttttttataggaaacATGACGGTATGTCTTCGTTTCGTAGTTGGTACACCTCCAAGATACTGAAATGTATAAAGTGATTTGAAACgaataaaagcaataaacattaaattatgtgAAATGTGAACATCACAGTAACTATTCAAGTTTCACAGTTCATATAAGTAAGTACACAAAACTAGTTTCTCACGCAACAGGgcgagaatatttttttatttcatatgatataataattctaTGACCATCTCACTCTTTAAATTGTGAGCGCCTTGACTGCCCACAACCAGTACCAACACTACGCGGAATCCCCAAAGTTATAAAGCTCCATAAGGGGTCATCCATAAATTGCGTCACACCTTTAGAGAAGGGGGTGGGTTTGGTCATAAGTTTCGCGatacatgtaaatatttaaagtattaaaacaaaatattccccTGTATACGTAGCCAACAGGGAGGAGTCCCACAAATGCGATTACTGGTGGACGGATGAgccaaaaattatgaaattcgtGTGACTCAACTTATGGATGGCCTAAGTCATAACACTACACtgcgtcatcctgagacattagttattaaatcacaaaataaatatactacagTATTTTTACCACCTTCGTGCAAGAAAGTTGCCTcgtgtaaaatgtaaatatatcttCAGTATCAAATACTAAAATGTTCTAACATGGTTCTAACATT harbors:
- the LOC119191631 gene encoding LOW QUALITY PROTEIN: 39S ribosomal protein L22, mitochondrial-like (The sequence of the model RefSeq protein was modified relative to this genomic sequence to represent the inferred CDS: inserted 1 base in 1 codon); protein product: NLCLRLGKLNIKPINGFHTSAPDLAWTKSNLPKTFXAHNKKVYPPQEIGEEPRPAFVCHQKTNFKYSPDKLWYIASFVRGMTVDEALKQLSFVHKKGAVLVKQAIIEARELAVNRHNVEFKSNLWIAESFSGQGMVIKGVRRHARRRMGEVRHKYCHYFVRLEEGKPPIDYYKRNPMTPQQQLDGWLEQMRKRKIINSY